Part of the Actinomycetota bacterium genome, TGTTGCCGTCAGGGAGCGGGTGGTTCTTGTTCAGCCGGACCAGCAACACCGCCGCCTTGTCGACGAACTCGGGGTACAGGTCGACGTCGCCGAACCCAGCCGCCGGCGCGTTGAGTGCCGAGTCGGCTCCGGACAGGCGCGTGACGTTCGCGAGGGTGGTGAGGTCGAGGTGCTCGA contains:
- a CDS encoding Fic family protein; translation: MTVEHLDLTTLANVTRLSGADSALNAPAAGFGDVDLYPEFVDKAAVLLVRLNKNHPLPDGNKRAAWVSMRSSSRPTGGRGGSSPS